aaattttataataaagcaGATCACATGACTTGCTTCTTCcatttcccagtgcatgtaagttatgtttacactgtcctgtagtctgttaagtgtgcaataccattgtcttaaaaaaatgtaccttatttaagaaatattgtaTTGCTAAAACATGTTAACTATCATCtaagccttcagtgagtcatagtagtaacatcaaaggtcaCTAATGATTGAccacaaaaacaaatataataatggaaaagtttgaaatattgtgagaattacgaaaatgtgacacagaaacacaaaatgagCAATTCTTGCTGGAAAAACTGCGAGTCATGCTCAAagagggttgccacaaaccttcaatttgtaaaacacGCAGTATCTATGACGTGCCAACAAAACGAGGTACTCCTGTTACACTTCCAAATTCTGGCACCTGGTTGTCAGGGCGCTAGAAGGATACACAATGCAGCAGGGACACTTCCCTGCTCTCGGCCTGGTAACCTTGTCTGCAGCTTAAACCTATATTCCCTCAGCCTGCAGACACTGAAACTCTGAGATGCTCTAAACCAGCAATGGCAAAAATGCTGCTCTTACGGCTTTTCAAATCATAAGCTAGAACTCAACGAAACAATGAGGTTTAGTTCCTCATATTGGAGATCATCTGACTGAGGGGTCCAGACTGGCCTGTGTGTTACCTAACCAGGCTGCAGTCTTGTGCCAGTGGCTCACACATCCTCAGGTTCGGAGACCACAAGCAAGCAGGCACAAGAGAACAAGGCTGAAGAAGCCACCGGTTTGACCATACTAGGAAGCTGATGAAACAGCTCCTGCCACTCCTGCAGAGCTCTTCAGTGGAGAAAACACCGGCCTTACTTTGCCACGTAAAGAGCATGATTTGTATATCATACGTGTTTTTACAATGTATTTTGTCTAATTAAACCTCTCAACAGTGTTGGAGAGTGCTGGTCCAACTGTCCCACTGTCACGGACCCTTCGGACATTTCAGAGCAGAAGCCAGCCACCACCATCCTCTTCTGGAGCTCAGGCCAGCCTGGTGCTTATGTCCCACGAGACCTAAGAGCTCCGAACAGAAACCTACTAGATGTCTAGCCCCTGAGCTCACTGATCACACTCTGCTCATGGTCACTGTGGGGCAGTAGTGGTAGTGTGAATCCCGGGTGACAAGTGGGCACTGACTGGTCTCTCACAGAAGTACACAAGGGCAATCTGATAGAGAGCAGTCAATCTACTTACCTAGATCTACAAAAAGATGCTTTCCTCCTATGCTGTTCTTCACAACTAAAAATGAAAGGTCAGGACTGCTTTGCTTGGCTGACGCCAGCCCCTCCAGTTGCTTTGAATTCGATGTCCAGCACTCTCCTATATCCTCATCTGTGGACATTTTGCTAAAGGAAATTTCTTGTTTAGTTGATGTttcagaaaaatgggaaaatccATGGCCAGTTGTCTCTGGAATCGTACAATCATCTTCACTGGCAAGTAAGTGAACAGCAGGCTGTAAAATTTTTCTCACGAAATTAcctaaagagggaaaaaaaggttacTATAATTCTTCCTCTCTGCAAACTATAATTTAAGATCTAAGCACAAGTCTACACATGACGATTTTACACAGTAAGGCTTCTATTTTTGATTTCCAGTTTTACAACTGAGTTGTTATTACAAACTGTAACACACTTCTGTACTTCCTTTTGTGCAacctttcactttttaaattcccATTGACAGGGGAGTTTGGTGTGACTTATAATCATCTTAGAAGGGAAGGTTAATGTGAGAAGACTTGCTAATGTTACTAGTATGGGCCTGGGCCTAACTCACTGTCACCAAAAAAGCACCACTTTTATTAAAGCAAATTGGGTAGAACTTATAATCACAATCAATGATTAAAGAATGCAAGGTTTATATGAGTAAACATTGCTGCCAAGATCATGCACTGAAACACAGAGAATCTCTGACACACTCTCCTTAAGTCAGGATGTTGGCAAATTTCTCAGGACTTATTCTCTCTCCTTTACCCAGCATGACGTGCCCCGAGAACCCTGACATTCACATCCATCAGTTTAAGGTTCTTGCTGCTCCTGTCTCTCCCTATAATTGGTCATGAGGTGGATTGTGGCCTCATAAATATAAAGTCCAGAACTAAAgcaagaaaatacatttattgtaTGTCAACATTTATTCTAAGAACTCTAAATATTAGTGGTGCTGTCTTTATCAAGAAAACATGGTATGACAATCTGGAACTTTAAACACTCATGTATCAGTATACCACAAAATCAAGTAATAATTTGGTTAAATTGCTTCGTGTATAACGATACTGGAGAAATGCACCACTATAAGaaaaacttaatttaattttaaccttTAAAACTGGTATGTTCGCGGTTTGTCACTTTATTTACCAGAGAGCTTGATCCCTAAATCATAAGGTACATATTCTCAAAGTTCaaaattctttctccaaattcGACTGAATTACTTCCTTACTCAAAGAAACAAATCCAttaacttgcaaactaaacttcaaaatgaaagcaaaagcaTTTGATCCTTGCAATCATGTACAGACATGATTATCTCTGGATTGAGGGAAATAAGGTAAATACTGAGTGAAAAGAAATCACGATATATCAAAAGAGAATAAAGCAATACAAACACAAAGTGATTAAGTCAATCTTCCgagaaatgtaaaattacatCTACTTGACCCTAAGCAGTAAGAGGAGCGAAGGTGTGGCTGGAGAACCAGTAGCAAAGGTAACGCCAGGAGGCCAGGCAGGCCTGACCTGTGGCAGGGAGCTAACATGGCCAGGCTATGATGGCGATGGAACAGTCTTAATACTGACACCGGCTCCCAGCAAACTATTCTGCTTTCTACTGCCCTTTCCCCATCTATTACGCTCCCTTCATCATTAATATAGGGACAATTTTATTGGCTGAGAATAACTCAAAAGAATGTAACAATCACAGAAATTTCAGGTCCTATGGCAGGCTGGCAGTATTTCAGGCAGATCAAATTTGCACATTTTGCTAACAACTCACAATCTCTGACACTTACCCTAATTCCTCTTTCTGAAAGGCTGAGGACAGGAAGCAGAAATGTCAGCAAGAGATACACTGAGGGAGGGGAAACGACGGGGGGAATTTGGATTATTTCATCATCTCTGTATCTCTGGTTCTGATGGTTCATAATCTTAGAAGCGAGAAGCCTCAGACGGCATCCCACTGTCAAGTCTGACTGTGTCTCCCGAGCCCCACTAGACTCCCACTGCTCTCCACATTAGTCACAGACTCCTGTCTCTATACTTTTGCTTATGCTGTTCCAACAGTAAAGCCTTTCTTATCTTTGGTTATATGGTTATATGACAGAACTGGATTTAAAGCCCAGCTTTAATGGCAGCCACCTTCAGAAGATACCTGAGGCAGAGGCTGCTAATTACCCATTAGATTTCTATTCTCCACCAGATTTCTATTCTCCACTTCTCTAGAAACAAATCCCCCTGTTTAGCCTCGTGGCCAGGAGTCACAGAGCAGACTAGTAGGAGTAAGCAGGAGTCAAGAAATACCTTGCTGAGGACTGTCTCTGCACCCTGACAGTAGAGGCCACCTCACATTCagtcattcactcagcaaataccTATTCCACGTCACCTGTATTATGATTGCTACTGCCATTGTTCTATTAGTACAAATTGCCTCAGGAAGTGGTGAATGCTTTGACATGATCGGCACTCTCTGCCACCAGAGGGAACACAAACCTGTCTTAGGATTTGGGATGTGACAGAAATGGCTTCTCAGATGACAACACCTTAACAGACCTGGTGAACTGGTCAGTCGGCAGCATCATCAAGTGCAAAGGACCAGGGAAAATGCGGCCCTGGTGGGGGCTGAGTGAAGGACAGAGTGAGAAGAGCCACATGGTGAGAGACAAGGCCAGTGCACAGTGGGCCTCATCGTGCAAACCTTGCCACCCGGACTTTTTCCTGAAGGCAAGGAACAATCCTGTGAGGGCCTGAGGCACAGAAGTGGTATCATCAGGTCACTACAGCTGACTAGGTAAGCAAGCTGAGAGACAGCATTTCTATTTGGGTGCCTGAGTGGATGGCGGTACCACTTTGATACAGCCGTCACAGGAGAAAGAGCAAgtgtgggggaggaggtgaggagccCAGTCTAGGTTGTGCTGAACTGAAGCGTCTGTGTGGGGACATTTAACAGCATAACAATCTTGGCTGCAGACATAGATCTGAGAGTCACTGACACAGATAGGAACTGAAGTCATGATAGCAGATGATCAAGGTTACATACAGAGTGAACAGAAGGACGATGATAGATTCAACAGTTACTAATATCcaagggaagaaagagacagTCAGAGAAGAAATGTCCAACTAAGCTGACAGCAAATGGGGAGGCAACAAGGAGTCCTAGGTACACAGCACACTAGGTCACTGTGACCTAGCATGGCCCCTATCTAGTAATTAGGTTCCTGACTCGTATGCTAATCCCTTTACCCTAAGTCCCTTTAAAACTGTCAGCCACTTGTTCTGAAGTGGATTACCTGTTACCTGAACGTCAGTCAAGCGTCTGCTGTTTGGACCTAGGAACACTTGCCCTATCCCTGCTTTGATATACATCAGCATTTTGGCTTCTACTCAGACCGAGGTTTTCAGTGTTCCCTTTCCATTTGTTCCCCTTTGAACTGACCTTATTTTATACCTGGGCGTATATCTCTAAATGTCCAGTCTGGAATTAATCCTCTGGCTACACTTCCAGGCTTATACATCTAACTTCTTCCTAACCCTAAGGTTTGGCTTGGAACGATAAACAAGGCTTCCTGGGTTCTGCCTGGAACCCAAGCCCCAGTCCTCCCATACTAAAAGCTAAGGGAAGGCTGAAGCAAAGGTCAAAAATCCAGAGCTGAGGCATCACTGATTAGACTGGAATGAGGCCTCTCCCACATTTCCCAGAAAACTTCTGAAATGATTCCTGTTGGAACAGAAACCAGGAACAGGGCACACATGGCCATCCCAGTATCTACAAACAGAGGCACCAATGCCAAGGATATCTTGAATACACTGTGTCTAAAATGTCTAGAACAGGAAGGTAGGTCTAGAACTAAGGGCAAATcctgaaaacatgaaaaatcaCAATTCATTTTTTAGGACAAGTTAACGACCATAAAACCTGACAAACACAAGACttaaagaggaaagggaaatacAAGTTTCTGATATAActtcatgactttttaaaaaacagtatacTTACCAACATGAATGTTATCTTTAAACGCCACATCATGGAGTTGAAATATTAAATGGTGACTAAATTTTTCTTCAGTGCTAGAATCCAAGTTGAGAACACCTTCGGCTGAACAACTAACCCTGTATAACTCTTGAAGTGCTTTACAAACATgctgaaaacacaaataaaatgtaaataattagtatttttttaatttgttttaaaatttttccacgAGTAAAATTCAAATATCTTGGTACAAGTAAGTCTAACCTGTTTATTTTGATATACTATcagattatttattatataacaaTTTTACCAAATTacttatgtattaaaatatacataaattattaTACATGTTTACATTCAAAAACTCATAGGCTTTCACGATTAAAGGCCTCTTAGAACTCAAACAATTTACTGTACACATTAATCTCTAAAATCATAGTAAAAATACTTTTGTAAGCATctctttaaataccatctatgaGTTAAAAAGTCAGTAATTCCACTACTTAtagttttagttttcaaaaaGTACCTCACGCACATGAGCCCAAATCTACCTCCAAGAATAAGCCTCCAGGGCTGGATGGTGCTGACAACGAAGGCAGTTGTGCACGACAGGAAGGCAGCAAGCATCCGGTTAGGGGCGCAtgatttggagtcagaaagatctAGGTTTGAgttctggctttgccacttaccagctctgtCACACTTTGGTCAAGTCCAAACCAAACATCCTCAAAATGAGATAATAACAGAACCTAACTTTGGGGGCTGTTGTAAGGAGTAAAGagaaagtgagagtgaagagctgacccagcacctggcacatgcaACTGCTTAAATGCATTAGCTGCGCAGCCACAGGACAGGTCCCTTCTCCTGAGGCTCAGCCTTCTCTTTCGCAAAACTAAGGTACTAGGAACTTCTATGCAGGGTTATCTTGGGATTAGCAAAAATGTATGCACATTGCCAAATCCTTAGACACCTAACAGTTATGCAGTAAGTTGTATTTATTAATGTTACTTTGGTATTATTACAGCACACCACCTCCCACCATGCTCTCTGATCCTACTCTTCAGTAAATTCTTTCTCCGAGGCttcctcaatttccttatctgtatcaAATTCCCCCTATATACTCTACCGCTCTTTGCAGCACTTACACAGCTGCAATTTATGTAATTTGGGATTATTCTGATATGTTTCCTCTACGTTACAGAAAACATCCTCAATTACTTGTCCTCTCCTGCATCTGTAGAAATAGAACCCTGAATGTTAGCTAGCCACGAGGCTATCCAGGATAAAGACCGCGTTTCCCTGATTCCCTTGCAGTAAGGTGTGACCATACGAGTAAGTTCTGGCCAACGGGATGTGAGCAGAAGGAAAATACTCCACTTCTAGGTTATAATCTTAAAGGCAAGGGGCATGCTCACCTCTTCTGCATTTTCTACTGACTAGAATGCAGACACAGGGGAGATGAGCCTCTTCAACAATGTAAATAAGTGCACCGTCTTATTAGAAACTGCAAAGCAACAAGTCTAGTTCCAGATAAAGTGGAGTCACATCCAGGTACTACATGAGAGGGAAATTCgtatcttgtttaagccactttaATTTTAGGTCTTTATTATGGCGGCAGAATCTAACCTAATTTATCATCCTCCATTAGATGATAAATTCTGCGAAGGCAGAAATCACCTCTCTTTGGGCTAACCATTGTATCCTTAGTGCCTAAGGACAGTGCTATTAGTAGAGGCTGAaaaatttttgataaataaaGTCTAGTTTTGTACTTTGGAgctatacagaataaatgtaATGGCTCTgtaggtaataaaaataattataacctCCTTAAGTCCTCCTTCccaagttaaattttaaataaaattttaagttagtattttataataactacaaatggagtataatctataaaaattttgaatcactgttgtacttctgaaactaacacaatatggtAAATGAACTATACctcaacttaaaaatttttagttatttaaatatttaagttgtAAAACccagaagttaaaaatatatgattattTGAGCAATGCTACCTGTCAACATAGTTTTATAAACTGCTTTAGTACCAGAATCATTCCATTTGGCAGAAGTGGCTTACTGAAACTGTTGGTAAGTCAATAAATAAAGGGCATCATATATTATCACCAGGTATTATTAGCCAGTTATTTATTAACCATTTGTTATAGTAACAGCTAACCTAACTTATGCCTCTTCACAGAGACTCCAAAGTAAAAGTACTTACTGGATTATACAGTTGTTAAACACAAAGTAAccaataaatgaaattaatttcaatataATCATTTGTAAAGTAATCatttatattaagtaaaataatccTAATAACTTTTCTACAATATGGTAAACACATTAAATACAAATGCTGTATACTTTTAAACTCAGATTCCTACAACTTTTTCTAACTCTTGTTGATGTAAAAGATTAGTTGTTCAAGACTCATTTGGATAAGAGTGTACAAAGAATTAGGAGGAAAACATTTTCAACACCTACATGATCTTTGCCATACCAGTGTTTATGAACCTATGTTACAAATGGGATTTGCATTAGTGTTGATCCCATCAGGGATGTTTCTAGTTTCTAATACAATGTAGTACTTTTTGGTTAACGGTCTAATCATATTTAAGTGCTAGTGAAAAATCTCTGAATCTTAATTACTTGTTAGCCACACAGAGCCTACATAATAAATCCCACCTTAAACTGTAGAAGTATATTATATACCAGAAAAGTCAATATCTATAgattattaaaaacataattaagattaaaaattaaacacaatttaCCAactataatgaaaacatttgaatttatttttaagagtccaatagctattttaagaaaaacataatttttaggtctttttggggggaggtactTATATACATTTCTTTTGCTTCAAAGCCAGGAGAAAGCTAACATTATGATTTTTTACAAAACAGTATTTGcatacatttttcaaataaatttgaaataaaacatgCAGAGCCAACATAATCAGCAGATATTCCtaaatcaaaaacatttttatttagatatatttttaacattatagAATGAGTCATCACAGTTAacatctaaaagaaaaaataattaatcaataaatgttaataataccTACTCTGAGATCAAATGTCAATATAATTTTAGTAAAACTTAATGCCATAAAATCTTAAAAGATTTTATAAACAAACCTAATAGAGCTTAGTTGCACAAGCCCATATTCCTTTTATTCCTAACTTCTTGGTTGACACTAAGAAATCAAAAATATATACTAGAACtatacttttttctctttgttaaaaacaaagaacTGATCATTGTATTTCTAGACCAGATTTTGCCAAAAACTAGCCGTAGGACCTGGAGTTGGAATTAATTCTCTCTAGGCTTTAGCTTCCTCATTTATGATGGTGTAAGAATAGTTTCCATAATTTCTGCTAGTTCAAAACTTATGACACtattttcatcaaaattttcTTGAAGCTTATTCTCAGTActgtttttacagtaaaaattactTAGCCTAATCTTCACCAGAGTCAACTACTTGTAAGTCAAAGAATTAACATGTAATTAAGAAGCAGAAAATTCCCAAACTGCCATCTTTCTCAAAGCTTTTTTTAACTAGATATGgtaatataatgaaatatacgGACATTAAACTGAAACTTCCTTCTTTTTAGAAGTTTCCTCAGAGAAGTGATATTAAGAAATGAAAGTCAAAAGGAAgagtaacaagaaaaaaagagaaacacagaacCTATATACTACGTAGGCTGGATTCATttaatgaatgagtaagtgaaaaGCTACATAGGTAGCTGTAAGGAGAAAAACCTGAGTCTGTAATTTACCTCAATGAGTAATGCAACCATCTTTTCCCCATCAGCTCCTGGATTGGCAAGTTTGTTAAATTCCAAATCAAAATAAAGCTTGCACACAGCATTTTCAGGAATGACTTCATAGCAGTGTAAAAGATGTCTTCTGAATTGAATAATTCAAGATTGTTAGGTTTCTATCTCATACCTTCTAAATCACAGAAGTTGCTCTTATATATCAAGATACCGTATTAACTGTGATTTAACAACATAACTATATTACAATAAAAACAAGAGAACGTGAACAACCGTTCACCACAGGTTTATGGATGACAGTATCAAGTTTCCATCAAACAAGTATCAAGCTTCCATCATATTCTGTAACATTACTTAACTGGAAAATACAGTCAACTTCATACTGTTATTTATTCACAAGTGATTCTGATATTAGGTAACACTTGTATATTTGCTTTTGGTATCACCATGAAGTAAATTTTGAGAAAAGAATTTTCTCAAACTGGGAAACCAGGATCATGCATTCTTGGGATTCCATAAGTTTTTTAATaggaatttttaagttttatattttcattaggaatatttaaaaaacgGGTTAAAAACATTCTGAATCACCTGACTTCAACGAGCTTTCAAGGCTCACGTTTGCTATTATATTCTCATTGGTATCAAGAGGCATGACTTTGACATGGGTTATTATGAACAGACGTCGACTTGATTAGTAAATGATAAACTGTGCTTAGCGAAGTTCGGATGGCATCGTATCCAGATAAAAGGTTTTTGGTGATCTGAACGAGGAAACGTGATGGGGGAATTGTCATCACGTGGCACAGGTAGTACAGGAACTCAAAACACCCCGCGACACACAATTTGTTTCTCCCAGCACTGCGATAATTCAGTGTTGCTATGACAAGGAAACTTCCAGATTCAATTCCAACAGTAAAGGAGTAACTAACTGTGTGACTGAGAATTACGAAAGCCAAggcagcctgatttaatttcacaAGAATTTCCACAAGAATTATGTAACTTTAGTTTAATGTGTTGTCCTTTACAAACTACTTACCGGGATTTATAATAGAACCAAAGTTGAGCATAGGTTGTTACAAGGTAAATACGTTGACCATCGTCCACTTTCCATTCTAAAGCAAATACATGAACGTCctttataaaatcaaaaataatgtccaaaaatttaaatgcaaatttaaaatcaACTGTGGCTATTAAATGTTCATACATATTCattcaaattttcaaaaactagAATATGAACAtctatattattaaaaacaagaaaattaatcACTAGATCTATGCCAATCAAAATCtagttatttgtatttatttatatttagtcaCTCAGCTAATACCTgttcaaggaagaaataattagAACATccggactttaaaaaaaaaaaaaccagaaaaactaGAACAGTTGAAAAATGATTTAACTTCTACTATACTTTTATTTGCTAGTTTATGAAATTGAACTTATCTTTTAAAACTACATAAACATTATTATAAATGATTTGACCTAAAATTAATAAATCCTCTCAAACATATAAAAACACACaggaaccattttttaaaatgtattcgtATGTTAATCTTAGAAGTTTAAGGAAAGTTTTTTAATGCTTAACTTTAACGAGTAACTATAAATTGTTTTACCTATgaaaaaccaatttttttaaggttaattGCTGTGGCCCTTGATGTAACTCTGCTGCCATAGTTTCTTCTAATAAAGGAATACACAAGTTCTTTCATTTCCACTTAGCTAGAGGTAGCTGTTGAGCCTGCAACTTCTATTTTCATGAGAGAGATAAAAAGATTAAGTAACGCAACCCTATTAAAAATCTTCaggataaattttataaattggtGATTGGTAAATTCAATAATCATATagctatacatatattttttaaattcaagatcAAATGAATCTGTCAGTATTTTGATATCTGAATTAGCTTTACGCAAAATGAGCACAAAAGGTTTTTCTATTTCCTATTCTCATGAGATGTGAGTGAGCCTCCTTTACTAGGGAAAGTCCTCCTCCTGAAAAACTTTTAGCACTTTGAGTTTTTATACATCATCAATGATCAGAATCACAATATATTTATGCTAGATTTCATATATACAtcttttcattatatttctttatattcccCACAGTGCCCAACAAACAAAAGATGTACAGCATActcttgcttgtttatttttgagcACCATGTCCTTTACGAGGCTAGCACATAGCAAGCACTTCCTCCTACTTTCCTAATTTGTCAAAAATTATGACAAATCCACTCTACTGCCCCAAAACATAAAAggagacagcagaaagagaaaaacgtGTGTGCTTTTTTAAGTTCTATGGCTTATTAACTCTAAGCTATGATATTcaagacatctttttttttccaagacaTTTCCATTTAAGTTCAAATCTCCATTCCCTAATTTCATCCTTAACGTCTCACACTCCACTCATTTCCTGGTATTTCTGTGGATGTTGTTTTAGTTTTACTCTTAAActcattctattatttttcagcCCATGAATACAGTCACTTTTTCTCTAAGCACAGCTTCATTTCTgtcattacaatttttttaaaactaactgACACTAGAtatgtcattatttttcataattaatatAAATGGTTAATGAGTCATAGGGGTATTTTTCCTAAATGACATTAAGATTGGAATTAAATTCTTTTCGTAAAATATGTGGCCTGAAATGAAGACAAACAATAGATTATTTTGGAAATCTTAAGTTACAGTGCCctaaaaacaaagataagaaaatattacCTCTTTACAGCTTTTAGCAAAATTAAAAGCTTGAGTTTGCCGATGAAATAGTTTCCAAATGGAGGGTGGTTCTTCTGGTTTGGACAGTCTTGGTCTGTACACCATGGACAACGGCTTCCTCTCATATTGGGATGCTCGTTCTTCAATTTGCTTCAGTCTTGCTTCCCACTTCCTCTTCATTGCTTCAGAAGTATGGGGAGACTAGGTCCTTTCCCATGTATCAATTactactaaaacaaaaaaacagacatcaACTTCctcattcaaaatatattttgtttcgTAGAACTAATTTCTGCTTATTTCCTTGTCTGCTTTACATCTTATGTTTTGCATAAAGTTTTAGTTAACGTGAAACAAGAACAGAGCTGGTTATCAGAAATCTTTAGATCCTGACTCTTCCATCTAatagtgctatttttttttttttaactgtattatttaattatcttattttggaagtgagggggggaggtaattaggtttatttatttttagaagagatactggggattgaacccaggacctcatgcatgctaagcatgcgctctaccacttgagctataccctctctctcTAATAGTGCTATGGTTTTGGACACAATAGTGAAGCTCCCTGAATCTTAATCAGCTGCAAAATGAGAATCAATATCAGCTTTATGTCGTTATCTTGAGGATAAATATGGTAAGACATGAAAATGTTTTGCAAATTATAATGCctcacgtatatatgtatgttttttgtATCACCATGGTTTTTATTACAATAATTTTATTGCATCAAGTGCCATCTGCCTTGCCCAGCTGGTGCTCCTACCTTGGCCATCATTCTTGTGCTAttattgcttttctcttctcccaAAACAACAGTTAGCTGGGAGGATAACCCAATGTATGAATGGGAATTAAAATATTGGCTAGTTTTGGCTTGGGATATATGGTAATCATAAGCATGACTTAAAAAAGACTAAATCTTAACCTATGTCTGTTAATTTAATGACTGTATTTTTGTGACTAGTCAATGTGAAATgactgtattttattctttgtttattaaTGACATGTGTTTGTTTACATACAATGCTTCCTTGTTAGCCA
The Camelus dromedarius isolate mCamDro1 chromosome 22, mCamDro1.pat, whole genome shotgun sequence DNA segment above includes these coding regions:
- the PRIMPOL gene encoding DNA-directed primase/polymerase protein isoform X3; the encoded protein is MKRKWEARLKQIEERASQYERKPLSMVYRPRLSKPEEPPSIWKLFHRQTQAFNFAKSCKEDVHVFALEWKVDDGQRIYLVTTYAQLWFYYKSRRHLLHCYEVIPENAVCKLYFDLEFNKLANPGADGEKMVALLIEHVCKALQELYRVSCSAEGVLNLDSSTEEKFSHHLIFQLHDVAFKDNIHVGNFVRKILQPAVHLLASEDDCTIPETTGHGFSHFSETSTKQEISFSKMSTDEDIGECWTSNSKQLEGLASAKQSSPDLSFLVVKNSIGGKHLFVDLGVYTRNRNFRLYKSSKIGKFSDALRILTCDISQNKQDRVEYFNSTSTSVEAVEGFQCSPYPEIDQFVLSLVNKNGIKGGIRRWNYFFPEELLVYDICKYRWCENIRRAHKSNNIMILVDLKKEVWYQKCHDPVCKAENFKSDCFPLPAEVCLRFLLKQEAEEFPADDATNSETKNPHEPSSSALPKGTFSDAHWDNGIDDTYFLEATEDAELAEAAESSLVGYNGVDEISDELIIEVLQE